CACTGCGCCTGCATGCGCGCCAGCCCCGCCGACTCAGCGGGATACAGCGTGGGCGTTGGCGCGAGCCGCTCCAGCACGTCGGCGATCAACGCCGTATCGCAGTAGATGTCCGCGCCGATCTGCAGCAGGGGGGTCTTGCGATAGCCACCCGTCAGCGCGATCACGTCCGGCTTGGGCATGATCGCGGGAATGAAGACGGAGGTCCATTGCAGACCCTTGAAGCCGAGGAGGGTACGCGCCTTCTCGGCGAAGGGGGAGCGCGGGTAGTGGTGGAGGATGAGTCGGGACATGTCCCGAGTCTTTCCAGGGAGCGCTCCAAGAGGCGAGCGGGAAATGCGGGAGGGTGTTCCGGGGTCAGCTCGCTCCACGCGCTGGCCGCGGCTTGAAGCGCAGGCGTGAGCGTTCGCGCGCCTTGCCGGCCTCGACCTCGCGATCCCGGGGTTGGGCCGTGGTGGACAGCGAGTCGAGCAGCACGCGGGCGGCGGCGGTGACGTCGTCCACGGCTTGCGTGAAGGCCGCTTCGTTGGCCTGGGAGGGTTTGTTGAAGCCGCTCAGCTTGCGCACGAACTGCAGGGCCGCCGCCCGGATCTCCTCTTCCGTGGCGGGCGGCTCGAAGTTGAACAGCGTCTTGATGCTCCGGCACATGGTGGCCTCCAATGCTCGACCTGTCCGGATGATAATCCCTTCCCCCTGGGACCACCTCTACGCGGATGCGGACGGTCTCGTCACGTCGGAGAAGCCCTTGCGCTGACTCCCGCCGGCCCGCTCAGATTGACGACGGAGAGAAGTCGGCCTTGGCCACCGGCTTCACGTCGTTGAAGGTGAAGCGCTCCAGGGGCCCTTGCGCGTCGTCGATCTCCATGACGACCGGCAGGGCCAGCAGCGGATCCATGCAGATGCGGGCGCGCGCCGCGTACAGGTGCTTGCCTCCGGCGGGCGCGGTGAAGGTGATGCAGTAGCGCCCCGAGGTGTCGAAGCCCTCGTCCTTCCGCGTGTAGCCGCCGAGCGGCTCCCCCTTCTTGAAGCTGTCCTCCAGCACGCCAATGATGGACGTGAAGGCGAAGTCCATGATGGGGTGGTTCGTGTCGCTCCGGGTGAGCTCGCTGTTCACGTCGATCCACATCGGGCCGGCGAGGCCAAGCACGCCCGCCTCGCGAACCCGGAGCTCGTTCTTCTTCACCGTGGAGTCGTAGACCACCCGCCGTCCCTTGGCGGGTCCTTCCAGGATCTCCAGCCGCACCGCCCGGGGCGACTGCCGGACCGTCAGGTGGAGCGTCTGCGGCTTCATCTGCTTGCCGGAGACACGCTCGCTCTTCACCACGCGCGACTCATAGGTGCCCATTTGCGCGGCGGCGGCCTTTCCGGCGTCCAGGAGCACCTCGACCGGCGTCGTGGCGAACAGCTCCACCAGCCGTTCGCGCGTGAGCGTCTTGAGCTCGGCGCGCCGTTGCTCCAGCGGGAGCCGGGCGAAGGCGGGAACCGGAGAGGACGCGGGCTCCGGCGTGGTCATCAGCAGGCCCGGCAGCAGGAGCGAGACAAGGAGGGGATTCATGGCGTCTTCATCTTACCCCCGCTCCTGGCGCCATCACGGTGCCAGGACACGCGGCGCTGTGGCATTCCGCCGCACACGCTCCCGAGTGCCAGAAGCAGCCCGCAGATTTCCTGCATGATTCTCCCGGTCACCGTCTCCCTTGGGAGGCGGGCCAGCGATTCGAGCCCACCCATGTGAATGCCCAAGGAGAGAGGGTCATGAACGCGATGAAGAAATATCTGTTCGCCTGGCTGTGTCTTCAGCTCCCCGTGCTGGCGCACGCCGAGCCCGCCAGGTCCGCGAGCGTGGCCGCCTCCGTGTCCAAGGCCGAGCGCCATGCGCGGCGCTGCCAGTCCCAGTCGCTCCACCGCACCGTCAAGCCGCAGGGGACGATGCTGTGGGGGACCCGGCGGGACTGGGACACCGAGAAGGTGGCCAACGAGCGCAGCAGCGTGCTCGTCTCGGCCAGCCTCACGCCCCTGCTGCTGGCGGAGGGCCAGAGCAAGACCTTGAAGCTCGAGGGAGGGCATCTGGTGGCCCCCTCCGCGGACAAGGGCGTCGTCGGCACCGTGCTCCAGGGGACGTCGAGCGACGGCAAGCCGGTGGAGGTGGCCATCTGCGGCGCGGAGCCTTCCGCCGAGGATCCCGGAATGGTCTGGTACCGCATCGAGGCCTGGAACGCGGTGGCCCAGGAGTGGGAGAACCCCTGTGTCGCCCTGGCTCGCGTGCCGGATCCCCGCGCGCTCGCGGTTGGCGGCGTCTGGGACGAGAGCGGCGCCCACCATCCGGCCTCGGGCAGGTTCACCTTCGCCTGTGAGAATGGTGCCATCACCAAGTGCATCGGCTGGGGCTACAAGCCCTGGGCGAGCCGCGATGGGCACTCCCTGGCCAGCCTCCACCAGGCCTGTACGCGCATGGCCCGTGCGGACTATTGCGGCAACGGCCGCAGCCACACGCACGAGGACACTCCCCTCGACATCTATGATCAGCTCGGCGTGCTCACGCGGACGACCGAGTCCTCGGCGGGATGGGAGCTGTCGCGGGCGTCCTTCGAGGCGGCGTGGGCGGCCGATGGGGCCACCTGCCTGGCTCGGACGCGTGATGGCCGCGCGATGGAGACGATCCTCCAGGAGTGCCCCAACCGCTTCCAGACGGGCGCGGCGCTCGAGCTGGGCGAGGGAGACCGGTGCACGGTGCGGCGCAAGGACGTGAACCCCGCGGCGTCGCTGCTGCGCAACCATTCCTATGGGCCCTCGAAGGCGGCCGTCCCCCAGGAGAAGAACCTGTAGGGCGCCTCAGGAGCGAGGGCCGCCGTCATCCCCCTTCGTCTCCTCGCTCAGCAACTGGCTCATGTCCATCCGGCTCTGGAGGATGGCGATGAAGCTCTTGAAGTCATGGTGGGAGAGGCCCAGCCGCTTCTCCAGACGGCGCTGCGTCTCCTCGTAGATGGTCTGCCGTGTCGTCTTCAACCAGCGGGAGATCGTCGATTGGTTGACGCGAAAGAGCGCGGCCAGCTCATACATCGACAGCTGATCGACGAAGTAGAGGCGCAGCAGGTGGCGATCGTCGGCCGAGAGCGTGGAGAAGGCCTCGCGCACGGCCTGGCGGAATTCGGTGTGGTGGCGCCGCTTGATGAGGTCCAGCTCCGTGTCGACTCCTGGCGCCGGCATGGCCTCGAGGGCCGCGTCCGGCTCCTCCTCGAGGGAGGGCTTCTCGCTGGCCTGCAGCCTGATGGAGACGCGCACGGCGGTGACACGTACCCAGCTCAGCAGTGCGCCTCGACCCGTGTATTCCTCGATCCTGGGGCCACCTTCGGGCGTGTGGACCAGGAGCTTCACGCGCACCAGCTGGCACACGTCGTCGATCATCGCCTCGGGCTGCTTATGCCCCCTGAGCAGCCCCGGCAGCTTCGCGAGGTAGTTGCGCTCGAAGAGCTCGATGGCGGAGGCAATCCCTCTCGCGCACGCGCACGCCAGGTACAGCTCCGCCAGGGAGAGCTGCTCGAGGAGTGGCTCGACGGGAGTGTGGGGACTCTCCTCGGGCAGCCGTTCGGCGAGGTGCGTCACGAACGGCTCGGCGGGGAGGGCGACCGCCGGCCACTGCGCGCGGGCCGTCTCCCAGGCTTGGAGGAGCAGGCGTTCGAACACGGCGGTATCCGCCGGAGGAAGGAAACGCACCTTCGCGTGCGCCAGAAACGTCGCCGCCAACACGGACCCTTGCGCCATTCCAATTGCTGTACCATGCGCTCCGTCAGGCCATCAATGGCCGCCCAAGCGCGTCTTCCAGTCCGCGAAATCGCCTGAGCCTTTCGACACGATGCATCCATCCAGCTCCAACGACGACGGGTCGGGTGCACCCGATTGCCTGACGGACGAGATCCTGGTGGATCTCCTCGATGGCCGGTTGTCCGACGAGGCCTTGACCCATGCCCATCGGCACGCCACCGGGTGCGGCAACTGCCGGGCCCTGCTCGTCTCCGTCTCGCGCGGGAGCCTCGGGGCGATGCCAGCCGTCCCGGCGCGCTCCGGACCGGCAGGCCCCGGCGTGGAGGAGCCAGCCCTCCCCTGGACACCGCCCGAGGTGTTCGATGAGTTCCGCCTCGAGCGCGTGCTCGGCCGTGGCGGCATGGGCGTCGTCTACCTGGCGCTCGACACCTCGCTGGACCGGCGCGTGGCGGTGAAGTTCATCGCCTCCAGTCAGCCCGAGCCCTGGGCCCGTGCGTACTTCGAGACCGAGGCCCGTGCGATCGCCCGGCTGCAGCACCCGAACGTCGCCAGTGTGTTCCGCGTCGGTGCGGTCGGCGGGCACCCGTACATCGTCTCCGAGTATGTCGTGGGCCAGAGCCTCGCGGAGCTGCCCCTGCCCGTGCCCTGGCGCCGCGTCTTGACGCTGGGCGTCGGCCTGGCGCGGGGGCTCGCGGCGGCGCATCGCCAGGGCGTGCTCCACCGCGATCTCAAGCCCTCCAACGTCCTCCTCACCGAGGAGGGCGAGGTGAAGCTGCTCGACTTCGGTCTGGCCGAGCGCTTCGAGCCGGGTGCGGCCTCGCCGGAGTCCAGCAACCCCCTCGTCGGTACGCGGCCCTATCTGGCGCCCGAGCTCCTGGCGGGGGCTCCCGCCTCCCCCCGGAGTGACCTGTATGCCCTGGGCCTCGTGCTCCAC
The sequence above is drawn from the Archangium gephyra genome and encodes:
- a CDS encoding DUF2277 domain-containing protein — translated: MCRSIKTLFNFEPPATEEEIRAAALQFVRKLSGFNKPSQANEAAFTQAVDDVTAAARVLLDSLSTTAQPRDREVEAGKARERSRLRFKPRPARGAS
- a CDS encoding DUF1571 domain-containing protein; translated protein: MNPLLVSLLLPGLLMTTPEPASSPVPAFARLPLEQRRAELKTLTRERLVELFATTPVEVLLDAGKAAAAQMGTYESRVVKSERVSGKQMKPQTLHLTVRQSPRAVRLEILEGPAKGRRVVYDSTVKKNELRVREAGVLGLAGPMWIDVNSELTRSDTNHPIMDFAFTSIIGVLEDSFKKGEPLGGYTRKDEGFDTSGRYCITFTAPAGGKHLYAARARICMDPLLALPVVMEIDDAQGPLERFTFNDVKPVAKADFSPSSI
- a CDS encoding ADYC domain-containing protein; translation: MNAMKKYLFAWLCLQLPVLAHAEPARSASVAASVSKAERHARRCQSQSLHRTVKPQGTMLWGTRRDWDTEKVANERSSVLVSASLTPLLLAEGQSKTLKLEGGHLVAPSADKGVVGTVLQGTSSDGKPVEVAICGAEPSAEDPGMVWYRIEAWNAVAQEWENPCVALARVPDPRALAVGGVWDESGAHHPASGRFTFACENGAITKCIGWGYKPWASRDGHSLASLHQACTRMARADYCGNGRSHTHEDTPLDIYDQLGVLTRTTESSAGWELSRASFEAAWAADGATCLARTRDGRAMETILQECPNRFQTGAALELGEGDRCTVRRKDVNPAASLLRNHSYGPSKAAVPQEKNL
- a CDS encoding sigma-70 family RNA polymerase sigma factor, with the protein product MAQGSVLAATFLAHAKVRFLPPADTAVFERLLLQAWETARAQWPAVALPAEPFVTHLAERLPEESPHTPVEPLLEQLSLAELYLACACARGIASAIELFERNYLAKLPGLLRGHKQPEAMIDDVCQLVRVKLLVHTPEGGPRIEEYTGRGALLSWVRVTAVRVSIRLQASEKPSLEEEPDAALEAMPAPGVDTELDLIKRRHHTEFRQAVREAFSTLSADDRHLLRLYFVDQLSMYELAALFRVNQSTISRWLKTTRQTIYEETQRRLEKRLGLSHHDFKSFIAILQSRMDMSQLLSEETKGDDGGPRS